Proteins encoded within one genomic window of Nordella sp. HKS 07:
- a CDS encoding O-antigen ligase, whose protein sequence is MLDLLLIAYVFVTQLSIRRLTGSEKLATDPAKLDLSNITKIGLWVFGLLFAAWLLRRHAGWLLRPPMRYVLIFFAWIFVTALYSPEPFKSLIMAASLLSVFFVFFAYAEARGLPVLFDRLIQIQTVFLALSILLFFAVPSVSRMLAWDGSVGSRMTGLGGHPNQTGVLASFILVALYARCDSGNFSRLFKVFAVLVALAALVLTQSRTSLIAAGVGCATFFLLKNRWNAALIPILLCLLAAAALVISLDSQILAMFARSGDADELLTGTGRSFIWELSWSLIQRAPVFGYGFNSTYSIFMEEAYLLAGDVGIYIFPHSHNLFLQLLLYGGVIALALFTLLIASILRIAVVARDPRIAAFLAFYLSFSMTESAGFFQYADNMIPILALAVAAAQFAVVPVRQAFRINHPAEALP, encoded by the coding sequence ATGCTCGACCTGCTGCTGATTGCTTATGTCTTCGTGACGCAGCTCAGCATCCGCCGCCTGACCGGCAGCGAGAAGCTCGCGACCGATCCGGCGAAGCTCGATCTGTCGAACATCACCAAGATCGGTCTGTGGGTCTTCGGGCTTCTCTTCGCCGCCTGGCTGCTGCGCCGGCATGCCGGCTGGCTGCTGCGCCCGCCCATGCGCTATGTGCTTATCTTCTTCGCGTGGATTTTCGTTACCGCGCTTTATTCGCCCGAACCCTTCAAGTCGCTGATCATGGCCGCGAGCCTGCTCTCGGTCTTCTTCGTCTTTTTCGCTTATGCCGAAGCGCGTGGGCTGCCCGTGCTGTTCGACCGGCTGATCCAGATTCAGACCGTCTTCCTGGCACTGTCGATCCTCCTGTTCTTCGCCGTGCCATCGGTGTCCCGCATGCTGGCCTGGGACGGCTCCGTCGGCAGCCGCATGACCGGGCTTGGCGGCCATCCCAATCAGACCGGCGTGCTGGCGAGCTTCATCCTCGTGGCGCTCTATGCGCGCTGCGACAGCGGCAATTTCTCGCGCCTGTTCAAGGTGTTCGCCGTGCTCGTGGCGCTCGCCGCGCTGGTGCTCACCCAAAGCCGCACATCTCTGATCGCGGCGGGGGTCGGCTGCGCCACCTTCTTCCTGCTCAAAAACCGCTGGAACGCGGCGCTCATCCCCATTCTTCTCTGCCTGCTGGCCGCAGCGGCGCTCGTCATCAGCCTCGACAGCCAGATCCTCGCAATGTTCGCCCGCTCAGGCGATGCCGATGAGTTGCTCACCGGCACCGGCCGCAGCTTCATCTGGGAACTGTCCTGGAGCCTCATCCAGCGGGCGCCGGTGTTCGGCTATGGCTTCAACTCGACCTACAGCATCTTCATGGAAGAAGCCTATCTGCTGGCGGGCGACGTTGGCATCTACATTTTCCCGCATTCGCACAATCTCTTCCTGCAGCTCCTGCTCTATGGCGGGGTGATCGCGCTGGCGCTCTTCACGCTGCTGATCGCTTCGATCCTGCGCATCGCCGTCGTCGCGCGCGACCCGCGCATCGCGGCCTTTCTCGCCTTCTATCTTTCCTTCTCGATGACCGAATCCGCCGGCTTCTTCCAATATGCCGACAACATGATCCCCATATTGGCGCTCGCCGTGGCGGCAGCGCAATTCGCCGTCGTGCCCGTACGCCAAGCTTTCCGCATCAACCATCCGGCGGAGGCCTTGCCATGA
- the cobF gene encoding precorrin-6A synthase (deacetylating), with the protein MRKLYIIGVGAGDPDYITVQAIKALNEVDVFFVIDKGEEKDDLVALRKELCRRHIQNPAYRIVEARDPERDRTAAAYASAVEDWYEKRARIFERMIAEELDEDGRGGFLVWGDPTLYDSTIRIIELIKAGKRVAFDYEVIPGISSVQALVARHRLPINRIGEAIHVTTGRKLAEGLPPGIANVVVMLDSQNAYRTVDPEAEIYWGAYIGTASEILISGKVGEVAEIIEAARAKARAKKGWIMDTYLLRFPQK; encoded by the coding sequence ATGCGGAAACTCTACATTATCGGCGTCGGCGCCGGTGATCCCGACTACATCACCGTTCAAGCCATCAAGGCGCTGAACGAGGTCGATGTCTTTTTCGTCATCGACAAGGGCGAGGAGAAGGACGATCTCGTGGCGCTGCGCAAGGAACTGTGCCGCCGCCATATCCAGAACCCGGCCTACCGCATTGTCGAGGCCCGTGATCCCGAGCGCGACCGCACCGCCGCCGCCTATGCCTCGGCGGTCGAGGACTGGTATGAGAAGCGCGCCCGGATCTTCGAGCGCATGATCGCCGAGGAACTCGACGAGGATGGCCGCGGCGGCTTCCTCGTCTGGGGCGATCCGACGCTCTATGACAGCACCATCCGCATCATCGAGCTGATCAAGGCCGGAAAGCGCGTCGCCTTCGACTATGAGGTCATACCGGGCATCAGCAGCGTTCAGGCTCTGGTCGCCCGGCACAGACTGCCGATCAACCGCATCGGCGAAGCGATCCATGTCACGACTGGCCGCAAGCTCGCCGAGGGATTGCCGCCGGGCATCGCCAATGTGGTGGTCATGCTCGACAGCCAGAATGCCTATCGCACCGTCGACCCCGAGGCCGAGATCTATTGGGGCGCCTATATTGGTACGGCGAGTGAGATCCTGATTTCCGGCAAGGTCGGCGAGGTCGCGGAAATTATCGAGGCGGCCCGAGCCAAGGCGCGTGCCAAGAAGGGTTGGATCATGGACACCTACCTTCTGAGATTCCCGCAGAAGTAG
- a CDS encoding glycosyltransferase family A protein: MSIAAVIPVKNRPALIVQAIGSCLAQSRAPDEIIVVDDGSDDATPEIVADLARKESRIKLVRRSSSGGAAAARNEGAAHASASWLAFLDSDDRWHTDKLESQLALARQIPQAPAIFCGIRYAYEMRKARIGIPKPIVSHADLAVSNVLASTSAAFVRRSRFEEVQGFDAGLPNCEDWDLWLKLAKLGPLPVVQAPLVEYTFEATNKLSRDVVRLLRGHELVFARIAAECGSGRLSALHDLKRAELHIRVTGEAMKAMWLIKSALLRQPSGEVMRRALHLMGLMTVHGARL, encoded by the coding sequence ATGAGCATTGCCGCCGTCATTCCCGTCAAAAACCGGCCCGCGCTGATCGTCCAGGCGATCGGGAGCTGCCTGGCGCAAAGCCGTGCGCCGGACGAGATCATCGTCGTGGACGACGGCTCGGACGATGCGACGCCCGAGATCGTGGCCGATTTGGCGCGGAAGGAAAGCCGCATCAAGCTCGTCCGTCGTTCATCGAGCGGTGGCGCCGCCGCGGCCCGCAACGAGGGCGCCGCCCATGCCTCCGCAAGCTGGCTTGCTTTCCTCGATTCGGACGACCGCTGGCATACCGATAAGCTCGAAAGCCAGCTGGCTTTGGCGCGGCAGATTCCGCAGGCGCCGGCGATATTCTGCGGCATCCGCTATGCCTACGAGATGCGCAAGGCTCGCATCGGCATTCCCAAGCCCATCGTCAGCCATGCCGATCTCGCCGTCTCCAACGTCCTCGCCTCGACCTCGGCTGCCTTCGTACGCCGGAGCAGGTTCGAGGAGGTCCAGGGCTTCGATGCGGGACTTCCCAATTGCGAGGATTGGGATTTGTGGTTGAAGCTGGCGAAGCTCGGCCCGCTGCCCGTCGTCCAGGCGCCGCTCGTCGAATATACATTCGAGGCGACCAACAAGCTGTCGCGTGATGTGGTGAGGCTTTTGCGCGGGCATGAGCTGGTCTTCGCCCGGATCGCGGCGGAATGCGGCTCGGGACGTCTGTCGGCGCTGCATGATCTCAAGCGCGCCGAGCTTCACATCAGAGTGACCGGCGAAGCGATGAAAGCCATGTGGCTGATCAAATCGGCGCTGCTGCGCCAGCCCTCCGGCGAGGTCATGCGCCGCGCCCTTCACCTCATGGGCCTGATGACCGTGCATGGAGCGCGCCTTTGA
- a CDS encoding polysaccharide biosynthesis tyrosine autokinase, producing MIRETFPNPGPLHRRESSSAPPIDLYKLLAIVRRQWRIAALSVGVCLLLGILYLLFATAKYTASTDILIDQDSSRILYQGSALERTVEDEARILSQVEVLVSDKVGLAVVDKLALDKDPKFMSAPMGPLQMMRSMLRAVTSLFSSPGPASEENLQRRAALQNLQRNLSVERLNRSYVLNVRFTWSDPVLAAKVAKGVAEAYLADQLNAKFEATRLAGGWAQERMKDLQREALKSDLAVQKFRADHGLIAASGKLVSEQQLSELNSQLILARTETAAAEAKYQRLQSIIDGGQPDAIVAGTLDSAIVNDLRAKYLEASRLAAEIAEKTGPDHVQVKRLRNSMDEYRKLIFDELGRIAKSYSSEYQVAKSREDALRSIVTDATGISADANETLVQLRELEREAEAYRDLYQKFLQRYQESVQQESFPVTEARIISEAAVPQETSGPKKSLVLALSIFLGLALGTGLGTLQEYRDRFFRTGEQVAEETGMPFLGLVPLVPEGKAVTSYAVDHPLSHFAETLRSAKISADLSLGREKPKVIGVTSVLPGEGKSTVAINFARLLASQKARTLIIDADLRNPTLTRAVAPNAAAGLAEIVIDKIPLADLLLFEERTRLAMLPAVLRRDVPLTSELLASREMAELLEEAKASFDYVILDLPPLAPVVDVRAVTPHVDGFTCVVEWGQTPRAVVQMKLEADPALAKKCLGIILNKANMDKMKLYGTEGMSYGDPRYSAYFREAAPAEAPGQGLKAAKLAAPA from the coding sequence ATGATCCGCGAAACCTTCCCCAATCCAGGTCCCTTGCACCGCCGCGAGTCGTCGTCCGCGCCGCCGATCGATCTCTATAAGCTGCTCGCCATCGTGCGCCGGCAATGGCGCATCGCGGCGCTGAGCGTCGGCGTCTGCCTGCTGCTCGGCATCCTCTATCTGCTGTTCGCTACGGCCAAATACACGGCCTCCACCGATATTCTCATCGATCAGGACAGCAGCCGCATCCTCTATCAGGGCTCGGCGCTCGAGCGCACCGTCGAGGACGAAGCGCGCATATTGAGCCAGGTCGAGGTCCTGGTTTCCGACAAGGTCGGGCTCGCGGTGGTCGACAAGCTCGCGCTCGACAAGGATCCGAAGTTCATGTCCGCGCCGATGGGGCCATTGCAAATGATGCGCTCCATGCTGCGCGCCGTGACGTCACTGTTCTCATCGCCGGGACCGGCCTCGGAGGAGAACCTGCAACGGCGCGCCGCCTTGCAGAATCTGCAGCGCAATCTCTCAGTCGAGCGGCTCAACCGCAGCTATGTGCTCAATGTCCGCTTCACCTGGTCGGACCCGGTGCTGGCGGCCAAGGTCGCCAAGGGCGTCGCCGAAGCCTATCTCGCCGATCAGCTCAACGCGAAATTCGAGGCCACCCGGCTCGCCGGCGGCTGGGCTCAGGAGCGCATGAAGGATCTTCAGCGGGAAGCGCTCAAATCCGATCTTGCGGTCCAGAAATTCCGCGCCGATCACGGGTTGATCGCGGCAAGCGGCAAGCTCGTGAGCGAGCAGCAATTGTCCGAGCTCAACAGCCAGCTCATCCTGGCGCGCACCGAGACGGCGGCAGCAGAGGCCAAATACCAGCGCCTGCAGTCGATCATCGACGGCGGCCAGCCGGATGCCATTGTCGCCGGCACGCTCGACAGCGCCATCGTCAACGACCTTCGCGCCAAATATCTCGAAGCCTCGCGGCTTGCCGCGGAGATCGCCGAAAAGACCGGTCCTGACCATGTCCAGGTCAAGCGCCTGCGCAATTCGATGGATGAGTACCGCAAGCTGATCTTCGACGAGCTCGGCCGTATCGCCAAGAGCTACAGCAGCGAGTATCAGGTGGCGAAGTCGCGCGAGGATGCCTTGCGCAGCATCGTGACCGACGCGACCGGTATCAGCGCCGACGCCAATGAGACGCTGGTGCAGCTGCGCGAGCTCGAGCGCGAGGCGGAGGCCTACAGGGACCTCTATCAGAAGTTCCTGCAGCGCTATCAGGAGTCGGTACAGCAGGAATCCTTCCCGGTCACCGAGGCGCGCATCATTTCCGAAGCCGCCGTGCCGCAGGAAACCAGCGGGCCCAAGAAGTCGCTGGTGCTTGCATTGTCCATCTTTCTGGGGCTGGCGCTCGGCACCGGGCTCGGCACGCTGCAGGAATATCGCGACCGCTTCTTCCGCACCGGTGAGCAGGTGGCGGAAGAGACCGGCATGCCGTTCCTCGGCCTCGTGCCTCTGGTTCCGGAAGGCAAGGCGGTCACCTCCTATGCCGTCGACCATCCTTTGTCGCATTTCGCCGAGACTTTGCGCAGTGCCAAGATCTCCGCCGACCTCTCGCTCGGCCGCGAAAAGCCGAAGGTGATCGGCGTCACCTCGGTTTTGCCGGGCGAAGGCAAGTCGACGGTCGCCATCAATTTCGCGCGTCTCCTCGCCAGCCAGAAGGCGCGCACCCTGATCATCGACGCTGATCTGCGCAATCCCACGCTGACCCGCGCCGTGGCGCCCAATGCGGCAGCCGGCCTTGCCGAAATCGTCATCGACAAAATCCCGCTTGCGGATCTGCTGTTGTTCGAGGAGCGCACCCGTCTCGCCATGCTGCCGGCGGTGCTGCGCCGCGACGTGCCTTTGACATCGGAACTGCTGGCGTCGCGCGAAATGGCGGAGCTGCTCGAGGAAGCCAAGGCGTCCTTCGACTATGTCATCCTCGATCTGCCGCCGCTGGCGCCGGTGGTCGATGTCCGCGCCGTGACGCCCCATGTCGACGGCTTCACCTGCGTGGTCGAATGGGGCCAGACGCCGCGCGCCGTGGTGCAGATGAAGCTCGAGGCCGATCCGGCGCTCGCTAAGAAATGCCTCGGCATCATCTTGAACAAGGCAAACATGGACAAGATGAAGCTCTATGGCACGGAGGGCATGAGCTATGGCGATCCGCGCTACTCCGCCTACTTCCGCGAGGCGGCGCCTGCCGAGGCGCCGGGGCAGGGGCTCAAGGCCGCGAAGCTCGCGGCACCCGCCTGA
- a CDS encoding oligosaccharide flippase family protein: MKRSLKSGSVLAIANLAEMAFPFIRNILLARLLSPHDFGVAISLAMISALVEIGFDFGVPVSAVRYTATDDPRRALATLHTLQLSRAALVGVLVMVMAPLLATIFSSPEATYAYVAVGACAILRGFGNLGVKQAMRDYQYWRNAVTIIMTQLAWTVAVIIAALVSPDYTVMAWGLAASVMASGVTSHLLSRFPWRLGWDKAIADEATAFGKPLVPTGIVNAGLSLGDRVFIGWALGTQALAFYSVIFGTATLPRGAILRFLTNLFVSAFVNRPPDHPSVRKNCARWTLVLSCVAFLYAMGFIFAGTPLLPLLFGKAYAASSYLMSLIGLNLFVKFLYQLPSPVALAQGRSKLMLTCTVFSILALGVGAAAALIEPSIEVFVLALTMAEVLAVLRIAMISVRTLGYSAGQVTMALLGPMAAICVAIAVSLAFPALPLIDWLLLGGALAAAGLIFYALMAHVFIEPLKPALVKQTLSGFLNRRAVAASEEQ, translated from the coding sequence ATGAAACGATCGCTCAAATCGGGCTCGGTGCTGGCGATCGCCAATCTTGCGGAGATGGCCTTCCCCTTCATCCGCAATATCCTGCTGGCGCGGTTGCTCTCGCCGCATGATTTCGGCGTGGCGATCTCTCTCGCCATGATCAGTGCCCTGGTCGAGATCGGCTTCGATTTCGGCGTCCCGGTCTCGGCGGTGCGCTATACCGCAACCGATGATCCGAGGCGCGCATTGGCGACGTTGCATACGCTGCAATTGTCGCGCGCCGCGCTGGTGGGCGTCCTGGTCATGGTCATGGCGCCGCTTCTCGCGACCATTTTCAGCTCGCCCGAGGCGACCTATGCCTATGTCGCGGTCGGTGCCTGCGCCATCCTGCGCGGCTTCGGCAATCTCGGCGTCAAGCAGGCGATGCGCGACTACCAGTATTGGCGCAATGCCGTCACCATCATCATGACCCAGCTCGCCTGGACCGTGGCCGTCATCATCGCGGCCCTGGTTTCGCCGGACTATACCGTGATGGCCTGGGGCCTCGCCGCGAGTGTCATGGCCTCCGGCGTTACCTCGCATCTGCTGTCACGCTTTCCCTGGCGGCTTGGCTGGGACAAGGCCATTGCGGATGAGGCGACAGCCTTCGGCAAGCCGCTGGTGCCGACCGGAATCGTCAATGCCGGCCTGTCGCTCGGCGATCGCGTCTTCATCGGCTGGGCGCTCGGCACCCAGGCGCTCGCCTTCTACAGCGTCATCTTCGGGACCGCGACCTTGCCGCGTGGCGCCATTCTGCGCTTTCTCACCAATCTCTTCGTGTCGGCTTTCGTCAACCGGCCGCCGGACCATCCCTCGGTCAGGAAGAACTGCGCGCGCTGGACGCTGGTTCTCTCCTGCGTCGCCTTCCTGTATGCCATGGGCTTCATCTTCGCCGGCACGCCGCTGCTGCCCTTGTTGTTCGGTAAGGCCTATGCCGCCTCGTCCTACCTGATGTCGCTGATCGGGCTCAACCTGTTCGTGAAGTTCCTCTATCAGCTGCCAAGCCCGGTGGCGCTGGCCCAGGGGCGCAGCAAGCTGATGCTCACCTGCACCGTCTTTTCGATCCTGGCCCTGGGGGTCGGCGCCGCCGCGGCGCTCATCGAGCCATCGATCGAAGTCTTCGTTCTCGCCCTCACCATGGCGGAGGTGCTGGCAGTCCTGCGTATCGCCATGATCTCAGTGAGGACACTCGGCTACTCGGCGGGCCAGGTGACCATGGCGCTGCTCGGACCCATGGCCGCCATCTGCGTCGCGATCGCCGTCAGCCTCGCTTTCCCGGCGCTGCCGCTTATCGACTGGCTGCTTCTCGGCGGCGCCCTCGCTGCCGCTGGCCTGATCTTCTACGCGCTCATGGCGCATGTCTTCATCGAGCCGCTGAAGCCAGCTCTGGTGAAGCAAACCCTCTCTGGCTTTCTTAATCGGCGTGCTGTTGCCGCCAGCGAGGAACAATGA
- a CDS encoding SGNH/GDSL hydrolase family protein produces MKHIATILLVVLMTVPATARQGEAMKIVTFGTSLTARGGWQEPLRRSLSACRDGEVTIVNLAKSGMASDWGLTQVDKILAERPDVVLVEFAVNDAALNRFVSLSESGANMEAIVTRLKAGESRPAVYVMAMSPVSGLRGMTRPFLADYEELHAEIARRVDFGFIDHRPAWAALSTDEIATAIADGVHPDPETAGRVMLPGLMRALAGSDCQAARTE; encoded by the coding sequence ATGAAGCATATCGCCACGATCCTGCTGGTGGTTCTGATGACCGTGCCCGCGACGGCGCGGCAGGGAGAAGCCATGAAGATCGTGACATTCGGCACCAGCCTCACGGCGCGGGGTGGCTGGCAGGAGCCGCTGCGCCGCAGCTTGAGCGCCTGCCGGGACGGCGAGGTGACCATCGTCAATCTGGCGAAGAGCGGCATGGCATCCGATTGGGGCCTGACTCAAGTGGACAAGATCCTGGCCGAGCGTCCCGATGTCGTGCTGGTCGAATTCGCCGTCAATGATGCGGCGCTCAACCGGTTTGTCTCGCTGAGCGAGAGCGGCGCCAATATGGAGGCCATCGTGACGCGCCTGAAAGCGGGCGAGAGCCGACCCGCCGTCTATGTGATGGCGATGTCGCCGGTTTCCGGCCTGCGCGGCATGACCCGCCCCTTCCTTGCTGACTATGAAGAGCTGCATGCCGAGATCGCGCGCCGGGTGGATTTCGGATTCATCGATCACCGTCCGGCCTGGGCAGCGCTTTCCACTGACGAGATCGCGACCGCGATCGCGGACGGCGTCCATCCCGATCCCGAGACGGCGGGCCGCGTGATGCTGCCGGGGCTGATGCGCGCCTTGGCCGGATCAGATTGCCAGGCCGCGAGAACGGAGTGA
- a CDS encoding Tat pathway signal sequence domain protein produces the protein MLAGFALVAPTGALAKGDLGLELNKLETAGAACQAYFLINEKAGKPLQSLKADLIIFGKDGGIAKRLIAELGPVRMNKTSVKIFAIDVACADIAGVLLNDVASCAPDAAPEACLDRLSLSSRLDIRFYK, from the coding sequence TTGCTGGCCGGTTTCGCGCTGGTGGCGCCGACCGGTGCGCTGGCCAAGGGCGATCTCGGACTCGAGCTCAACAAGCTCGAGACGGCGGGCGCCGCGTGCCAAGCCTATTTCCTCATCAATGAGAAAGCCGGCAAGCCGCTCCAGTCGCTGAAGGCCGATCTCATCATCTTCGGCAAGGATGGCGGCATCGCCAAGCGGCTGATCGCCGAGCTGGGCCCGGTCCGCATGAACAAGACCAGCGTCAAGATCTTCGCCATCGACGTCGCCTGCGCTGACATCGCCGGCGTGCTGCTGAATGACGTCGCGAGCTGCGCCCCCGATGCGGCACCCGAAGCCTGCCTCGACCGGCTTTCTCTGTCGTCGCGCCTCGACATCCGTTTCTACAAGTGA
- a CDS encoding DapH/DapD/GlmU-related protein — protein MRSLNQLLWLQRALVKLRWAYFTKFWGMDIHPSTVMSLSVRLDKTYPKGVHIGPDSYLAFDVAVLAHDMSRGLYLDTHIGARCFIGARSIILPGVRIGDGSIVGSGSVVTKDVPPACIVAGNPARIIRQGIETGRFGRLRSADRAGTHVVRPERELDLAAREAEGLS, from the coding sequence ATGCGCAGCCTCAATCAGCTTTTGTGGCTCCAGCGCGCGCTGGTGAAGCTCAGATGGGCCTATTTTACGAAATTCTGGGGAATGGACATCCATCCGAGCACGGTCATGTCGCTGAGTGTCAGGCTCGACAAGACCTATCCCAAGGGAGTGCATATCGGCCCCGACAGTTATCTCGCTTTCGACGTGGCGGTGCTCGCCCATGACATGTCGCGCGGCCTTTATCTCGATACCCACATAGGGGCGCGCTGCTTCATCGGGGCGCGCAGCATCATCCTGCCGGGGGTGCGCATCGGCGACGGATCGATCGTCGGCTCCGGCAGTGTCGTCACCAAGGACGTGCCACCCGCCTGCATCGTGGCCGGCAATCCGGCGCGCATCATCCGCCAGGGTATCGAGACAGGCAGGTTCGGGCGCTTGCGTAGCGCCGATCGCGCCGGGACGCATGTCGTCCGCCCCGAGCGCGAGCTCGATCTCGCGGCGCGCGAGGCGGAGGGGCTGTCATGA
- a CDS encoding beta-1,6-N-acetylglucosaminyltransferase, whose product MTMRIAYLVLAHRAPADLVALLAKLKAHGETYLHVDRDAQGFEGHWEELARCATLPARRHSVSWGGFSVVEATLELIETALAKGSADYLMLLSGACLPVADLTGLNDRLADERGEYIDMMPEAEALALDRKSRLAFYRFYSKSLPRLSLGAVNRLSRHFWMRPDFEAEFGEPHFGSMWWCLSRPCLDWAMRFRATRPQYDKRFRHSETPDESYFQTLVSLSPFAHKVRESLTYVDWDKGGSHPRILSRQDLPRIAASGQYFARKFDWDHDRDLVRSLLDAH is encoded by the coding sequence ATGACCATGCGCATCGCCTATCTCGTCCTCGCCCATCGCGCTCCCGCTGATCTCGTCGCCTTGCTGGCGAAGCTCAAGGCTCACGGCGAGACCTATCTCCATGTCGATCGCGACGCGCAGGGCTTCGAGGGCCACTGGGAGGAGCTCGCCCGCTGCGCGACTTTACCGGCGCGGCGCCATTCGGTGAGCTGGGGCGGCTTCTCGGTCGTCGAGGCGACACTCGAGCTGATCGAGACGGCGCTCGCCAAGGGTTCGGCCGACTATCTCATGCTGCTGAGCGGCGCCTGCCTGCCGGTCGCCGATCTGACCGGACTCAACGACCGGCTGGCGGATGAGCGTGGCGAGTATATCGACATGATGCCTGAAGCCGAAGCACTGGCGCTCGACCGCAAGTCGCGGCTTGCCTTTTACCGCTTCTACAGCAAGAGCCTGCCGCGTCTGTCTCTTGGCGCCGTCAACCGCCTGTCGCGCCATTTCTGGATGCGTCCCGATTTCGAAGCGGAGTTCGGCGAACCGCATTTCGGCTCGATGTGGTGGTGCCTGTCGAGGCCTTGTCTCGACTGGGCGATGCGCTTCCGCGCCACCCGTCCACAATACGACAAGCGCTTCCGGCACAGCGAGACGCCGGATGAATCCTATTTCCAGACTTTGGTGTCGCTCTCGCCCTTCGCTCACAAAGTGCGTGAATCACTCACTTACGTCGACTGGGACAAGGGGGGCAGCCATCCCAGGATCCTGTCGCGCCAGGATCTGCCGCGCATCGCGGCATCGGGTCAATACTTCGCCCGGAAATTCGACTGGGACCATGATCGCGATCTGGTCCGTTCTCTGCTGGATGCTCATTGA
- a CDS encoding endo-1,4-beta-xylanase, whose product MNRRQLLAALPGAAMTALPLVAEAQTVERTLKGLASAKGLLYGAAVANWQSDRDALLRRTFSRQCAAVVPEWEMKWGIIEGTRGQRNYSAPDRIVSFASSHRLAVRGHPAIWHRNLPRWVDGALKTEGETVIVEHIRDLLTHYKGKITSWDIVNEAIEPKDGQPDSLRNSVFLRHLGPDYIARCFEIAAQADPGIQAFYNEYGLYHNDAPDTARRAAVLKLLAKLKSQGAPIYGLGIQGHLTVGRPFNPSTFASFLREVAALGLKIMITELDIDDRRLTQTISERDRLVAEMATQFLTVALDERAVEGLLTWGLSDKYSWLNSTTNQTRTDGTMNRCLPYDEKFDRKPFWFALADAFNRAPRR is encoded by the coding sequence ATGAATCGACGCCAACTCCTCGCCGCCCTGCCGGGCGCCGCCATGACCGCCCTGCCATTGGTGGCTGAAGCCCAGACCGTGGAGCGCACCCTGAAGGGCCTCGCCTCCGCTAAGGGACTGCTCTATGGCGCCGCCGTCGCGAACTGGCAGAGCGATCGTGATGCGCTTCTGCGCCGCACCTTCTCGCGCCAATGCGCCGCCGTCGTGCCGGAATGGGAGATGAAATGGGGCATCATCGAGGGCACGCGCGGCCAGCGCAACTATAGCGCTCCCGATCGGATCGTGTCCTTCGCCTCGTCGCATCGACTGGCGGTAAGAGGTCACCCGGCGATCTGGCATCGCAATCTGCCGCGCTGGGTGGACGGAGCCCTGAAGACGGAAGGCGAGACCGTCATCGTGGAGCATATCCGCGATCTCCTGACCCACTATAAGGGAAAGATCACCAGCTGGGACATCGTCAATGAGGCGATCGAGCCCAAGGACGGCCAACCGGATTCGTTGCGCAATTCGGTCTTTCTGCGCCATCTCGGACCCGACTACATCGCGCGCTGCTTCGAGATCGCAGCGCAAGCGGATCCGGGCATTCAGGCCTTCTATAATGAATACGGCCTATATCACAACGACGCGCCCGACACGGCGCGCCGCGCCGCGGTTCTCAAGCTGCTGGCGAAGCTCAAGAGCCAGGGCGCGCCCATCTACGGACTCGGCATCCAGGGCCATCTGACCGTAGGCCGCCCGTTCAATCCTTCGACCTTCGCATCCTTCCTGCGCGAAGTGGCCGCGCTGGGGCTCAAGATCATGATCACCGAGCTCGATATCGACGATCGCCGTCTCACCCAGACGATCAGTGAGCGTGACCGGCTCGTCGCCGAGATGGCCACGCAGTTCCTGACTGTCGCCCTCGATGAGCGCGCCGTCGAGGGTCTGCTCACCTGGGGCCTGTCGGACAAATATTCCTGGCTGAATTCGACCACGAACCAGACACGCACCGACGGAACGATGAATCGCTGCCTGCCTTATGACGAGAAATTCGACCGGAAGCCCTTCTGGTTCGCATTGGCCGATGCGTTCAACCGGGCACCCCGGCGATAG